In Gallus gallus isolate bGalGal1 chromosome 8, bGalGal1.mat.broiler.GRCg7b, whole genome shotgun sequence, one DNA window encodes the following:
- the DBT gene encoding lipoamide acyltransferase component of branched-chain alpha-keto acid dehydrogenase complex, mitochondrial precursor, whose amino-acid sequence MAAVTTLRSSCRTAGRLVCVHHIRSCSSIRFIKSKYACVFDKSAFNFSHQQRLFRTSAVSHGQIVQFKLSDIGEGITEVTVKEWYIKEGDSVSQFDSICEVQSDKASVTITSRYDGIIRKLHYNLDEIAYVGKPLVDIEIDASKGVAPEEDVVETPAMSHEEHTHQEIKGHKTLATPAVRRLAMENNIKLSEVIGTGKDNRILKEDILSFLAKQTGAILPPSPKAEIIAPLSKSETVPTAPKDKARKIPIPISRPVVFSGKDKTEPITGFHKAMVKTMSAALKIPHFGYCDEIDLTHLVQLREELKPLAQSRGVKLSFMPFFIKAASLGLLQYPILNASLDEGCQNVTYKASHNIGVAMDTEQGLIVPNVKNVQVSSIFEIASELNRLQALGSASQLGTNDLTGGTFTLSNIGTIGGTYAKAVILPPEVAIGALGKIQVLPRFNGKGEVFKAQIMNVSWSADHRIIDGATMARFSNLWKSYLENPALMLLDLK is encoded by the exons ATGGCGGCCGTGACCActctgaggagcagctgcaggaccgCGGGGCGCCTG gttTGTGTTCACCACATTAGATCGTGCAGCAGCATTCGCtttataaaatcaaaatatgcGTGCGTGTTTGACAAATCTGCCTTCAACTTTAGTCATCAACAGCGATTATTCAGAACATCTGCTG tttcaCATGGCCAAATTGTCCAGTTTAAGCTTTCTGATATTGGAGAGGGCATTACAGAGGTGACTGTGAAAGAATG GTATATAAAAGAAGGTGATAGTGTTTCTCAATTTGATAGCATCTGTGAAGTGCAAAGCGATAAAGCTTCTGTTACTATTACTAGTCGTTATGATGGCATCATTAGAAAACTCCATTACAATTTAGATGAAATTGCTTATGTTGGAAAACCACTTGTGGACATTGAAATTGATGCATCAAAAG GTGTTGCTCCAGAAGAAGATGTTGTTGAAACACCAGCTATGTCTCATGAAGAACACACACACCAAGAGATAAAAGGTCACAAAACATTAGCAACACCTGCAGTTCGTCGTCTGGCTATGGAAAACAAT ATTAAATTGAGTGAAGTTATTGGAACAGGGAAAGATAACAGAATCCTGAAGGAGGACATTCTCAGTTTTTTGGCCAAACAAACAGGAGCTATCCTACCTCCATCACCAAAGGCTGAAATTATTGCACCGTTGTCAAAATCAGAGACAGTGCCAACTGCTCCAAAGGACAAAGCGCGCAAAATTCCAATACCTATTTCCAGACCCGTTGTGTTTTcaggaaaagataaaactgaaCCCATAACAG GCTTTCACAAGGCAATGGTAAAGACTATGAGTGCTGCCTTAAAGATCCCTCACTTTGGTTATTGTGATGAGATTGACTTGACTCACCTTGTTCAGTTGCGAGAAGAGCTCAAACCTTTAGCACAAAGTCGTGGAGTTAAGCTTTCCTTTATGCCTTTCTTCATAAAG GCAGCTTCTCTGGGATTATTGCAGTATCCCATTCTTAATGCTTCTTTGGATGAAGGCTGTCAAAACGTCACTTACAAG GCTTCACACAACATTGGAGTTGCTATGGACACAGAGCAAGGTTTAATTGTCCCAAATGTGAAAAATGTTCAAGTCAGTAGTATCTTTGAGATTGCTTCTGAATTAAATCGCCTACAAGCCTTGGGCTCTGCCAGCCAACTGGGAACAAATGATCTCACTGGGGGAACGTTCACCCTTTCAAATATTGGCACA atTGGTGGTACTTATGCAAAGGCAGTGATTCTACCTCCTGAAGTCGCTATTGGAGCACTTGGAAAGATACAG GTTCTTCCTCGATTTAATGGAAAAGGTGAAGTATTTAAAGCACAGATAATGAATGTGAGCTGGTCAGCTGATCACCGCATTATTGATGGAGCTACAATGGCCCGTTTTTCTAACCTCTGGAAATCTTATTTGGAGAACCCTGCTTTGATGCTGCTAGACcttaaataa
- the LRRC39 gene encoding leucine-rich repeat-containing protein 39 isoform X1 — translation MNHGKSLKTKYLSCSPVIEPEHVRIMTETAVCIGSFTAVKTLWEVRIQKINEELRKEKEFRERSAGRLLLVWEERATLAKLKEKVINEDGRAVLKIEEEEWKTLPSCLLKLVHLQEWQLHRTSLQKIPQFVGRFHNLVVLDLSRNSIESIPKEIGQLTGLQELLLSYNRIKFVPKEISNCISLERLELAVNRNIRDLPPQLSDLKKLSHIDLCMNQFTTIPSALLSMPNLEWLDMGGNQLQKLPDAIDRMENLHTLWLQRNEINSLPETIVNMKNLSTLVLSNNKLKDIPSCMMHMTNLRFVNFRDNPLELEITLPPCEKTEEEEQQEMFGIEFMHMYIQESLKKTGNVESCTSDTSPIITANAEGT, via the exons ATGAATCATGGAAAATCTTTGAAAACCAAATATTTGAG TTGCAGTCCTGTGATTGAACCTGAACATGTAAGAATCATGACTGAAACTGCTGTTTGTATTGGATCATTCACTGCTGTGAAGACACTTTGGGAAGTGAGAATACAGAAGATAAATGAAGAATTACGGAAAGAAAAGGAGTTCAGAGAGAGGTCTGCAGGAAG gTTACTGCTTGTCTGGGAGGAGAGAGCCACTTTAGCAAAActcaaagaaaaagtaattaatgaAGATGGAAGAGCAGTTTTAAAgatagaagaagaagaatggaAG ACATTACCTTCCTGCTTATTGAAATTAGTCCATCTTCAAGAATGGCAGCTTCATAGAACTAGCTTGCAGAAAATTCCTCAGTTCGTTGGAAGATTTCACAATCTTGTTGTTCTTGATCTCTCCCGGAATTCAATAGAAAGCATACCCAAAGAAATTG GCCAGCTGACTGGCCTCCAAGAGCTGCTCCTCAGTTACAATAGAATAAAGTTTGTTCCTAAGGAAATAAGTAATTGCATCAGTCTGGAAAGATTGGAACTGGCTGTCAACAGGAATATCCGTGATCTTCCTCCACAG CTAAGTGATTTAAAGAAGCTTTCACACATAGATTTGTGTATGAATCAGTTTACTACCATCCCTTCAGCTCTTCTGAGCATGCCAAATCTAGAGTGGTTAGATATGGGAGGAAATCAACTCCAGAAGCTTCCTGATGCTATTGACAG AATGGAAAATCTCCATACTTTATGGCTCCAAAGGAATGAAATTAACTCTTTGCCAGAAACCATTGTTAATATGAAAAATCTTAGTACTCTTGTTCTTAGCAACAACAAACTTAAGGATATTCCTTCTTGTATGATGCATATGACAAATTTGAG ATTTGTCAACTTCAGAGACAACCCACTGGAGTTAGAGATAACACTCCCTCCatgtgagaaaacagaagaagaggAGCAACAGGAAATGTTTGGCATTGAATTCATGCACATGTATATCCAGGAGTCGCTGAAgaaaacag GAAATGTGGAAAGCTGCACTTCTGACACTTCTCCTATCATAACTGCTAACGCTGAAGGAACATAA
- the LRRC39 gene encoding leucine-rich repeat-containing protein 39 isoform X2, with translation MTETAVCIGSFTAVKTLWEVRIQKINEELRKEKEFRERSAGRLLLVWEERATLAKLKEKVINEDGRAVLKIEEEEWKTLPSCLLKLVHLQEWQLHRTSLQKIPQFVGRFHNLVVLDLSRNSIESIPKEIGQLTGLQELLLSYNRIKFVPKEISNCISLERLELAVNRNIRDLPPQLSDLKKLSHIDLCMNQFTTIPSALLSMPNLEWLDMGGNQLQKLPDAIDRMENLHTLWLQRNEINSLPETIVNMKNLSTLVLSNNKLKDIPSCMMHMTNLRFVNFRDNPLELEITLPPCEKTEEEEQQEMFGIEFMHMYIQESLKKTGNVESCTSDTSPIITANAEGT, from the exons ATGACTGAAACTGCTGTTTGTATTGGATCATTCACTGCTGTGAAGACACTTTGGGAAGTGAGAATACAGAAGATAAATGAAGAATTACGGAAAGAAAAGGAGTTCAGAGAGAGGTCTGCAGGAAG gTTACTGCTTGTCTGGGAGGAGAGAGCCACTTTAGCAAAActcaaagaaaaagtaattaatgaAGATGGAAGAGCAGTTTTAAAgatagaagaagaagaatggaAG ACATTACCTTCCTGCTTATTGAAATTAGTCCATCTTCAAGAATGGCAGCTTCATAGAACTAGCTTGCAGAAAATTCCTCAGTTCGTTGGAAGATTTCACAATCTTGTTGTTCTTGATCTCTCCCGGAATTCAATAGAAAGCATACCCAAAGAAATTG GCCAGCTGACTGGCCTCCAAGAGCTGCTCCTCAGTTACAATAGAATAAAGTTTGTTCCTAAGGAAATAAGTAATTGCATCAGTCTGGAAAGATTGGAACTGGCTGTCAACAGGAATATCCGTGATCTTCCTCCACAG CTAAGTGATTTAAAGAAGCTTTCACACATAGATTTGTGTATGAATCAGTTTACTACCATCCCTTCAGCTCTTCTGAGCATGCCAAATCTAGAGTGGTTAGATATGGGAGGAAATCAACTCCAGAAGCTTCCTGATGCTATTGACAG AATGGAAAATCTCCATACTTTATGGCTCCAAAGGAATGAAATTAACTCTTTGCCAGAAACCATTGTTAATATGAAAAATCTTAGTACTCTTGTTCTTAGCAACAACAAACTTAAGGATATTCCTTCTTGTATGATGCATATGACAAATTTGAG ATTTGTCAACTTCAGAGACAACCCACTGGAGTTAGAGATAACACTCCCTCCatgtgagaaaacagaagaagaggAGCAACAGGAAATGTTTGGCATTGAATTCATGCACATGTATATCCAGGAGTCGCTGAAgaaaacag GAAATGTGGAAAGCTGCACTTCTGACACTTCTCCTATCATAACTGCTAACGCTGAAGGAACATAA